In Streptomyces sp. NBC_00483, a single window of DNA contains:
- the thrS gene encoding threonine--tRNA ligase, giving the protein MSDVRVAIQRDSEREERVVTTGTTAAELFPGERSIVAVRVAGELKDLAYEVVDGETVEPVEIASEDGLNILRHSTAHVMAQAVQELFPEAKLGIGPPIKDGFYYDFDVKEPFTPEDIKRIEKKMQEIQKRGQRFSRRVTTDADAAVELADEPYKLELIGLKGNAAQAADGADAEVGGGELTIYDNLDAKTGELCWKDLCRGPHLPTTRIIPAFKLMRSAAAYWRGSEKNPQLQRIYGTAWPSKDELKAYLEFLAEAEKRDHRKLGAELDLFSFPDELGPGLAVFHPKGGVIRKVMEDYSRRRHEASGYEFVNTPHISKEALFETSGHLPHYAEGMFPPIQFDEQNYRLKAMNCPMHNLIFKSRGRSYRELPLRLFEFGTVYRYEKSGVVHGLTRSRGFTQDDSHIYCTKDQMAEELDKLLTFVLDLLRDYGLTEFELELSTRDDSDKFIGTDEDWAEATEALRTAAEKQGLPLVPDPGGAAYYGPKISVQAKDAIGRSWQMSTLQVDFNQPKRFGLEYTAADGSRQQPVMLHRALFGSIERFFGVLLEHYAGAFPAWLAPVQAVGIPIGDGHVTYLEEFAEKARAQGLRVEVDKSSDRMQKKIRNQQKAKVPFMVIAGDEDMNAGSVSFRYRDGSQENGIPVDEAIAKIAKVVEERAQV; this is encoded by the coding sequence GTGTCTGACGTCCGTGTGGCCATCCAACGCGATTCCGAGCGGGAAGAGCGCGTGGTGACGACGGGCACTACGGCCGCCGAGCTCTTCCCCGGCGAGCGCAGCATCGTCGCGGTGCGCGTGGCCGGAGAGCTGAAGGACCTCGCGTACGAGGTCGTCGACGGCGAGACCGTCGAGCCCGTGGAGATCGCCTCCGAGGACGGTCTGAACATCCTGCGGCACTCGACCGCGCACGTCATGGCGCAGGCCGTGCAGGAGCTGTTCCCCGAGGCCAAGCTCGGCATCGGCCCGCCCATCAAGGACGGCTTCTACTACGACTTCGACGTCAAGGAGCCGTTCACCCCCGAGGACATCAAGCGCATCGAGAAGAAGATGCAGGAGATCCAGAAGCGGGGGCAGCGCTTCTCGCGCCGCGTCACCACTGACGCGGACGCGGCGGTCGAGCTGGCCGACGAGCCGTACAAGCTGGAGCTCATCGGCCTCAAGGGCAACGCGGCGCAGGCCGCCGACGGCGCGGACGCCGAGGTGGGCGGCGGCGAGCTGACCATCTACGACAACCTCGACGCCAAGACCGGCGAGCTGTGCTGGAAGGACCTCTGCCGAGGCCCGCACCTGCCGACCACCCGCATCATCCCCGCGTTCAAGCTGATGCGCTCGGCCGCCGCCTACTGGCGGGGCAGCGAGAAGAACCCGCAGCTCCAGCGCATCTACGGCACCGCGTGGCCGTCGAAGGACGAGCTGAAGGCGTACCTGGAGTTCCTCGCCGAGGCCGAGAAGCGCGACCACAGGAAGCTCGGCGCCGAGCTCGACCTGTTCTCCTTCCCGGACGAGCTGGGCCCGGGCCTCGCGGTCTTCCACCCCAAGGGCGGCGTGATCCGCAAGGTCATGGAGGACTACTCGCGGCGCCGCCACGAGGCCTCCGGCTACGAGTTCGTGAACACCCCGCACATCTCGAAGGAAGCACTCTTCGAGACCTCGGGGCACCTCCCGCACTACGCGGAGGGCATGTTCCCGCCCATCCAGTTCGACGAGCAGAACTACCGCCTCAAGGCGATGAACTGCCCGATGCACAACCTGATCTTCAAGTCCCGCGGGCGTTCCTACCGTGAACTGCCGCTGCGGCTCTTCGAGTTCGGCACCGTGTACCGCTACGAGAAGTCGGGCGTCGTGCACGGCCTGACCCGCTCGCGCGGCTTCACGCAGGACGACTCGCACATCTACTGCACCAAGGACCAGATGGCGGAGGAGCTCGACAAGCTCCTCACCTTCGTCCTCGACCTGCTGCGCGACTACGGCCTGACCGAGTTCGAGCTGGAGCTGTCCACCCGCGACGACTCCGACAAGTTCATCGGCACGGACGAGGACTGGGCCGAGGCCACCGAGGCGCTGCGCACCGCGGCCGAGAAGCAGGGTCTTCCCCTGGTGCCCGACCCGGGCGGCGCCGCGTACTACGGCCCGAAGATCTCCGTGCAGGCCAAGGACGCCATCGGCCGCTCCTGGCAGATGTCGACCCTCCAGGTCGACTTCAACCAGCCCAAGCGGTTCGGCCTCGAGTACACCGCGGCGGACGGCTCGCGCCAGCAGCCCGTCATGCTGCACCGCGCCCTCTTCGGCTCGATCGAGCGGTTCTTCGGCGTGCTCCTGGAGCACTACGCGGGCGCGTTCCCGGCGTGGCTCGCCCCGGTCCAGGCCGTCGGCATCCCGATCGGCGACGGCCACGTGACGTACCTGGAGGAGTTCGCCGAGAAGGCGCGCGCCCAGGGCCTGCGCGTCGAGGTCGACAAGTCCTCGGACCGCATGCAGAAGAAGATCCGCA
- a CDS encoding DinB family protein gives MTLDWNPLLADQLDWHWRHQLRDRLAGLSDDEYFWEPVADCWNVRPRGTGTAPMQVGSGELTIDFAYPEPVPAPVTTIAWRLGHILVGVLGARNASHFGAAPVDYESYVYPGTAADALDRLDAAYAQWSDGVRSLGEEGLARPCGPAEGEFAKDPMARLVLHINREMLHHGAEIALLRDLYAHRSSS, from the coding sequence ATGACACTCGACTGGAACCCGCTCCTCGCCGACCAGCTCGACTGGCACTGGCGTCACCAGCTCCGCGACCGCCTGGCGGGGCTCAGCGACGACGAGTACTTCTGGGAACCGGTGGCGGACTGCTGGAACGTCCGCCCGCGCGGCACCGGCACCGCCCCCATGCAGGTCGGCTCCGGCGAGCTCACGATCGACTTCGCGTACCCGGAGCCGGTTCCCGCGCCGGTGACGACGATCGCCTGGCGCCTCGGCCACATTCTGGTGGGCGTGCTCGGCGCGCGGAACGCGTCGCACTTCGGGGCGGCGCCCGTCGACTACGAGTCGTACGTGTATCCGGGGACGGCGGCGGACGCCCTCGACCGGCTCGACGCGGCGTACGCGCAGTGGTCCGACGGCGTGCGCAGCCTCGGCGAGGAGGGCCTCGCTCGCCCGTGCGGCCCGGCGGAGGGCGAGTTCGCCAAGGATCCGATGGCGCGACTCGTCCTCCACATCAACCGCGAGATGCTGCACCACGGCGCGGAGATCGCCCTGCTCAGAGACCTGTACGCGCACCGGTCCAGCAGCTGA